ATGTTCTCGATCTGGCCTTGGCTGTTTTCACGGAACAGGCCACGGTCCTTGCTCACGTCCAGCGACACCATGGGCCGCTGCACCAGCGCCACGGCCAGCGCACCGATCATCACCAGCAGCACGGCGGTATAGCCAATCAGCCGTGGCCGCAAAAGGCGAGTCTTCCCGCCTTGCAGCTGGCGTTCAGAGGTGTATTTGATCAAGCCGCGGGCGTAACCCATCTTGTCCATGATCGAGTCGCAGGCGTCGATGCATGCCGCGCAACCGATGCACTCCATTTGCAAGCCATCGCGGATATCGATGCCGGTGGGGCAGACCTGCACACACATCTGGCAATCGATGCAGTCGCCCAGGCCAATATCGACAGGATTCACCTCGCGTTTGCGCGGCCCGCGAATTTCACCACGGGCTACGTCGTAGGAGATGGTCAAGGTGTCCTTGTCGAACATCACGCTCTGGAATCGCGCATAAGGGCACATGTGCATGCATACCGCTTCACGCAACCAGCCGGCGTTGAGGTAGGTGGCCCCGGTGAAGAAAAGCACCCAGAACAGGCTGACGCCGCCGATTTGTAAGGTGAGCAGTTCCTCGGCCAGCGGACGGATCGGCGTGAAATAGCCCACGAATGTCAGGCCGGTGAGCAGGCTGATGGCGAGCCACAACGTGTGCTTGGCCGAGCGCCGCACTAACTTGTTCAAGCTCCACGGCGCGGCCTGCAGCTTGATCCGCTGGTTGCGTTCACCTTCGGTGATTTTTTCGACCCACATGAAGATCCAGGTCCACGAGCTCTGCGGGCAGGTGTAGCCGCACCACACGCGCCCGGCAAACACGGTGATCGCAAACAGGCCGAAGGCGGCGATGATCAGCAGCGCCGACAGCAGGATGAAGTCCTGGGGCCAGAAGGTCGCGCCAAAAATGTGGAATTTGCTTTCGGAGAGGTCCCAGAGCACCGCCTGGCGATTGCCCCAGTCCAGCCATACCGTGCCGAAGAACAGCAGGAACAGGACGCCAGCGCCGCTGATGCGCAAGGTGCGGAACAGGCCGGTGAAGCTGCGGGTGTGGATCAGGTGGTCGGTGGTCCTGGATTTTATCTTCGTCTGTGGGGGATCGAAGGTCTGTATCAACTGGACGGGGATTCTTTCGCTCATGGTCGGTCGCTCATCAGCCGCTATCTGGCCGGGGCACTATGACCATTGAACTGATTGCATAACAGACTCAGGTGGCTTGATAAAAACCGGATCAGATGGTTTGGAGGCCTTGTTCTGCGACAGTTTGATGCACCTTCTGGAATGGGGGCTTCGTTCTTGGCACTGCGTGTATATCCGTTTCTGCGGTCACGGCTGCTTATGGTTCCGCTCTTACAGCGGCTCACTTTTGGAAAAGCGCCAAAAGTAAGCAAAAGCGCTTTGCCCCACCACTCGGCACCTCGCCTAGGCTCGGTGTGCCCTCACTCCGGCCTTGCTCCGTGGGCCCGCCGCGATGGGCCATCCATGGCCCTGCGCGGCTATCCCGGCATCCATGCCGGGATGCCCACTGCGCAACGCCTGCGTTCGGCCAGCGTGGTTTAACGGGGCTCCAAGATCAAGATCAAGATCAAGATCCAAAGCAAGAGCAAGAGCAAGAGCAAGAGCAAGAGCAAGAGCAAGAGCAAGAGCAAGGGCGGGGCATCAGCCAGGATTTATTTGGCTGAACCACCGCTTTCGCGAGCAGGCTCGCTTCCACAGGAGATATGCGATACACCAGAAACCAGGTCGGCCCTAAGGCCGCCTCGGGATGGGCGTAGATTTCGGCGCCCCGTTAACCACGATGGCTGAACGCAGGCCTTGCGCAGTGGGCACCTCGGCATGGATGCCGAGGTAGCCGCGCAGGGCCATGGATGGCCCATCGCGGCGGGCCCACGGAGCAAGGCCGGAGTGAAGGCATGCCGAGCCTAGGCGAGGCACCGAGTGGTGGGGCAGGAGCGCTTTGGTTACTTTCGCGCTTTTCGAAAGTGACCCGCTGTAAGAGCGGAACCATAAGCCGCCGTGACCGAAAAAACGGATATGCACACTAACCCTAAATCAAGGTCAGATAACCGACCCCCCATCCGTAGCCTTAAGATTCTGCCGCCCATCAACCGCCCCAGCCACGGTCAGGGCATCGACCTCCGCTTCAGTCAGATAAACCCGCCCGCCATTGAGCTCCACGGCCGACATGGCCTTGTCCGGGTCGGTGATGATGGTCAGCTCGCTGGCCGGGCGCTGTTCCGAACCGTTGGGCGTGTCGAAATGACAGGTCCGGTTGTCGTCGATACGTACAGTCATGGTACTGCTCCTTCCTGTATGCCTGAACGTTAGTCGCCACTCGATCCGCAGGGTTCTTCGTGGCTGATCAGCGGTCGCACGTCTCGCATCGCTTGCGGTCCATCGTTTATCGAGCGAAGAGAGGAAGGTCCATGGAATCGTGGTGGGATGAAGTCTGGGTAACCCTGCAAGCGGAGTTCGCCGACATCACCGATGCCCAGCAAATGACCCGGGTGACGGTGCGCCTGGTGATGGCTGCACTGTTGGGGGGCATCCTGGGGTTCGAGCGTGAGCACAAGGGCAAGGCCGCCGGTGTGCGCACCCATATGCTGGTGGCGCTGGGCGCCGCGCTGTTCGTGCTGGTGCCGCAGATGTCCGGGTCCCAGGCTGACGCCATGAGCCGGGTGATACAGGGCGTGGTGGCCGGGATCGGTTTCCTTGGCGCCGGCACCATCTTGAAAAATACCGATGGCGATATGAGCCATGTGAAGGGACTGACCACCGCCGCCGGCCTGTGGATGACCGCCGCCATCGGCGTCGCCGCCGGGCTCGGTCGGGAGGCGACGGCGGTGCTCAGTACGGTGCTGGCGCTGGCGATTTTCAGTGTGATGCCGGTGATTGTCCGGGCGTTGGAGAGGGATGAGAAGCGGTAGCCCGTCCACCGGGCAGGGCACGAATCCTGTGGGAGCGGGCTTGCTCGCGAAGGCGGTATGCCTGTGAAGCAAGTATCGCCTGGCATGGCGCCTTCGCGAGCAAGCTCGCTCCCACAAGTCCAGTGTTGTTCCTGGTCATTGGCGGCTAGGCTCTTTCAAACCCGCTCCGGCGGCGCCTCGCTCGGTGGATCGCCATGGGGCGGCTGAGGATCCAGTGGCGGGTCTTTTTCCGGAATCGGCTCTGGATCGGGGCTGGGTGGCGGCAGGTTGGGGTCGTCGATGTTCGGATCGGGTGTTTCGGCCGGGATAGGGATGTTCATCGGGTCGGGCCTCCTGGACGCAAGTGGCTTGAGTCGTGCTTGTCTGGTTGACCACCGCTTGACGGGTTTGATTCCCCGGCGCCGGCCAGCAAATCGTGCTGAACTTTTGGTCGCCGGTCCGGTTCGGAGCTTAAGTGAGTTTAATCAGGGACCCGTTGGGCCTTTACCGCCACAAGCGCGTCCATGGGGCGTAAAAGGAGCGATGCTCGATGACTGCCGAACACCCGACCGACTTGGAATACAACCCGCATCTGCCGTTGTCCCAGGCTTTGTTGTTGCCGCGTATTGCGATTGAAAACACCATGCCGGTGATCGACGGTGGGCAGTTCGCCGCAAAGGCCCTGGCCGGGCGGGACGTGACGGTGACCAGCAAAGTGTTCGCCGATGGCCACGACAAGTTGGCCGTGCGAATCCGCTGGCGTGCGCTGGAAGACGACATCTGGAACAGCGAGGTCATGACCGAGCTGGGCAACAACGGCTGGCGCGGCCAGTTCACTGTGCCGGCCGTGGGACGCTATGTGTTCTGCATCGAGGCGTGGTTCGACCAGTTCGCCAGCTTCCGCTATGAGCTGGAAAAGAAATACGCTGCCGGGGTGCCCATCAGCCTGGAACTGCAGGAAGGCCGCAATCATGTGCAACAGGCCGCTGAGCGCAGCGACGGCGAATTGAGCGAACAGCTGACCGCGTTGCACCATGAGCTTTCAAGCCTGCTGCCGCAGGAACAGGTGACCTTGTTCCTCGCGCCGCGCAGCGCCGACCTGATGTCCCTGGCCGATCATCGGCCCTACCTGAGCATCAGCCCGGAATATCCGTTGGACGTGGAGCGCGAACGGGCCGAGTTCGCCAGTTGGTACGAGCTGTTTCCCCGTTCGATCACCGATGATCCCAAGCGCCATGGCACCTTCAACGACGTGCACTCGCGTTTGTCGGTGATCCAGGACATGGGCTTCGACGTGCTGTATTTCCCGCCGATCCATCCGATCGGCCGCAGTTTCCGCAAAGGTCCGAACAATTCCCTGACCGCCGGTCCGGACGATCCGGGCAGCCCTTATGCCATTGGTAGCGAGGAGGGCGGACACGAGGCGATCCATCCACAGTTGGGCACTCGCGAAGATTTTCGTCGCCTGGTAGCTGCAGCCGCCGACCACGGCCTGGAGATCGCCCTCGACTTCGCCATCCAGTGTTCCCAGGACCACCCTTGGCTCAAGCAGCATCCGGGCTGGTTTAGCTGGCGGCCGGACGGCACGATCAAATACGCGGAGAACCCGCCGAAAAAATACCAGGACATCGTCAACGTCGATTTCTACGCCGCCGATGCCATCCCCAGTCTGTGGATGGAGCTGCGGGACATCGTCGTCGGTTGGGTCAACGAAGGGGTGAAGATATTCCGTGTCGATAATCCTCACACCAAGCCGTTGCCGTTCTGGCAGTGGCTGATCGCCGACGTTCGCGCGCAACACCCGGACGTCATCTTCCTCGCGGAGGCGTTCACCACGCCGGCGATGATGGCGCGGCTGGGCAAGGTCGGTTATTCCCAGAGCTACACCTATTTCACCTGGCGCAACACCAAGGCCGAGCTGGCGACGTACTTCACCGAGCTCAACGAATCGCCCTGGCGTGAATGCTATCGGCCGAATTTCTTCGTCAATACGCCGGACATCAACCCGGCGTTCCTCCATGCGTCGGGGCGCGCGGGTTTCCTGATCCGTGCGGCGCTCGCGACCATGGGCTCGGGGCTGTGGGGCATGTATTCCGGTTTTGAACTATGCGAATCGGCGCCGGTGCCGGGCAAGGAGGAGTACCTCGATTCGGAGAAATACGAAATCCGCCCGCGGGATTTCACCGCGCCGGGCAACATCATCGCCGAGATCGCCCAGCTCAATCGCATCCGTCGGCAGAACCCGGCGCTGCATACGCACCTGGGCCTGAAGATCTACAACGCCTGGAACGACAACATCCTGTATTTCGGCAAGCGCACGCCGGACGGCAGCAACTTCATCCTGGTGGCCGTGAGCCTCGATCCGCATAACGTCCAGGAAGCCAATTTCGAATTGCCGCTGTGGGAGATGGGCCTGCCGGACGATGCCCAGACCCAGGGCGAGGATTTGATGAACGGTCACCGCTGGACCTGGTATGGCAAGTACCAGTTCATGCGCATCGACCCGGCGTACCAGCCGTTCGGGATCTGGCGGATCAGCGTCGCGTAAAACAAAAGCGAGTGGATGAAATGCTTTTGTGGCGAGGGAGCTTGCTCCCGCAGGGTCGCGCAGCGGCCCTCTAAAAGCCATGAGCGCTTCGCACTCAAGCGGGAGCAAGCTCCCTCGCCACGTACGTCTCGCCAGCCAGCTCAACGGCTTTATAGAATCAGCAGGAGTTGCAAATGGCCAAGAAACCCCGGTCTGCCACGTTCATCAAGGACCCGCTCTGGTACAAGGACGCGGTGATCTATCAAGTCCACGTAAAATCCTATTTCGATTCGAACAACGACGGAATCGGCGATTTCCCTGGCCTGATCGAGAAGCTCGACTACATCGCCGACCTGGGCGTCAACACCATCTGGCTGCTGCCGTTCTATCCTTCACCGCGGCGCGATGATGGCTACGACATCGCCGAATACCGGGGCGTCAGCCCCGACTACGGCACCATGGCCGACGCGCGGCGTTTCATCGCCGAAGCCCACAAGCGCAACCTGCGGGTGATCACTGAGCTGGTTATCAACCACACCTCCGACCAGCACCCCTGGTTCCAACGGGCGCGCAAGGCGAAGAAAGGCTCCAGCGCGCGGGACTTCTACGTCTGGTCTGATGACGACCACAAATACGACGGCACGCGGATCATTTTTCTCGACACTGAAAAGTCCAACTGGACCTGGGACCCAGTGGCCGGCCAGTACTTCTGGCACCGTTTCTATTCCCACCAGCCGGACCTTAATTTTGACAATCCGCAGGTGATCAAGGCCGTGCTCTCGGTGATGCGCTACTGGCTCGACATGGGCATCGATGGCCTGCGCCTGGATGCGATCCCGTACTTGATCGAGCGCGACGGCACCAACAACGAGAACCTGCCCGAGACCCACGACGTCCTCAAGCTGATCCGCGCCGAGATCGACGCCAATTACCCCGACCGCATGCTGCTGGCCGAGGCCAACCAGTGGCCGGAGGATACCCAGCTCTATTTTGGCGACGTCGATGCGCAGGGCCTCAATGGCGACGAGTGCCACATGGCGTTCCACTTCCCGTTGATGCCGCGCATGTACATGGCGCTGGCCCAGGAAGACCGTTTTCCCATCACCGATATCCTGCGCCAGACCCCGGAGATCCCGGCCAATTGCCAATGGGCGATTTTCCTGCGCAACCACGATGAGTTGACCCTGGAGATGGTCACCGACAAAGAGCGCGACTACCTGTGGAATTACTACGCCGCCGACCGTCGGGCGCGGATCAACCTCGGCATTCGTCGACGCCTGGCGCCGCTGATGGAGCGCGACCGCCGCCGTGTGGAGTTGCTCAACAGCCTGTTGCTGTCGATGCCCGGCACACCGACCTTGTATTACGGCGATGAGATCGGCATGGGCGACAACATCTATCTGGGCGATCGCGATGGCGTGCGCACGCCGATGCAGTGGTCCATCGACCGCAACGGCGGGTTCTCCCGCGCCGACCCGGCCAGCCTGGTGTTGCCACCGATCATGGACCCGCTGTACGGCTACCTGTCGGTCAACGTCGAGACCCAATCCGGCGATCCTCATTCGCTGCTCAACTGGACCCGCCGCATGCTCGCCGTGCGCAAGCAATCCAAGGCTTTTGGCCGGGGCACGTTGAAGATGCTGTCGCCGAGCAACCGGCGGATCCTGGCCTACACCCGCGAATACACCGGCCCGGACGGCAAGCATGAAATCATCCTGTGCGTGGCCAACGTGTCGCGCAGTGCCCAGGCTGCCGAGCTGGACTTGTCGGCCTACGCCGGCATGGTCCCGGTGGAAATGCTTGGCGGCAATGCGTTCCCGCCCATCGGCCAGTTGAATTTCCTCCTGACGCTGGCGCCGTACGGTTTCTACTGGTTCGCCCTGGCGGCGGAAAACCAGATGCCGAGCTGGCATGTGGAGCCGGCGCAGAGCCTGCCGGATTTCACCACGCTGGTCTTGAAAAAGCGCTTGGAAGAACTCCTCGAGGCGCCATCGCGCACCACATTGGAACAGGGCATCCTGCCGAACTGGCTGCAGAACCGCCGCTGGTTTGCCGGCAAGGACAGCGCCATCGAGAAAGTCGACATCGTCTACGGCGTGCGCTTCGGCGATCCGCAACACCCCGTGCTGCTGAGCGAAATCGACGTCACCAGCGCTGGCCAGACCCTGCGTTATCAACTGCCGTTCGGTCTGCTCGCCGAGGATCAGGTCGGCGCCGCGCTGCCCCAGCAATTGGCCTTGTCGCGGGTCCGCCGGGGTCGCCAGGTCGGCTTGATCACCGATGCGTTCACCCTGGAAAACTTCATTCGGGCCGTGCTCCAAGGCATCCAGGCCAACACGGTGCTGCCGTGCGCCGATGGCGAGTTGCGCTTCGAGCCCACCGAGGGCCTGGCGGCGCTGAACCTGGGGGCCGAGCCCGAGGTGCGCTACCTGTCCGCCGAGCAGTCCAACAGTTCGGTGGTGGTGGGCGGCAGCCTGGTGCTCAAGTTGATCCGCAAGGTTGCGTCCGGCGTGCACCCGGAACTGGAGATGAGCGCGTATCTGACCGCGGCAGGCTTCAGCAATATCTCGCCGCTGCTGGGTTCGGTGATCCGCCGCGACGCCCAGGGCGAAGATGCCTTGCTGATGATCGCCCAAGGTTACCTGAGCAATCAGGGCGACGCCTGGGAGTGGACCCAGAACAACCTCGAACGGGCCTTGCGCGACGAGCTGGCGGACGCCATGTCCGAGCAGGAGCAGCACTACAACGCCCTGGGCGAACTGAAGGATTTTGCCGGCATGCTCGGCCAGCGCCTCGGGGAAATGCACCAAGTGCTTGCCCAGCCCACCGACAATCCGGACTTCGCGCCGCAGCTCACCAGTGCCAAGGAAGCCCAGGCCATCGGCAAGGATGTCGCCGCCCAGGTGGAAAATGCCCTGCGCCTGCTCAAGCAGAACCAGGACCAATTGAACCCTGCGGACCAGGCGATGGTCGCACGCTTGTTGGAACACAGGAAAACCGTGCTGGCCCACGTCCAGGAACTGGCCGGCAAGGCAGTGGGTGGCTTGCGTATCCGGGTTCATGGTGACTTGCACTTGGGGCAGGTGTTGGTGATCAAGGGCGACGCCTACCTGATCGATTTTGAAGGCGAGCCCGCGCGGCCGCTGCATGAGCGACGTGGCAAGCACAGCCCGTACAAGGACGTCAGCGGTGTGCTGCGCTCCTTCGACTACGCGGCGGCGATGGCCGTCCAGTTGCACACCGTCGACAGCACGGCGGATGCCGATGCGGCGCGCAAACGGGTCGCCGACCGCTATCTGATGGAGGCGCGCCAGGCATTTGTCCAGGCGTATCGGCTGGCGGCAGCTAGTCTTGCCCATGAGTGGAAGGATGCTGAAGGCGAAGACGCCGCGCTGGCGTTGTTCGGCCTGGAGAAGGCGGCCTATGAAGTGGCTTATGAAGCCGAGAATCGCCCTGCCTGGCTGCCCGTGCCGTTGCACGGGCTGTACGGGCTATTGAGTGGGCTGCAACCCTTTTCCGATTTAGCCGGACCGATTTAGTGGAGAGAATCATGAGCGTCTCGAACAAGGAATCACAGGGGCAGGCCAAAGAGTCGTTGCTGCCAGCCCCCCACGACATCGACGCGCTGGTGCGCGCCGAACACCACGATCCGTTTTCGATCCTCGGCCCCCATGGAGACGGGGCGGGCGGACAATTCATCCGGGCCTACCTGCCCGGCGCGTTGAGCGTGCATGTGCTCGCCCGTGACAGCGGCGAAGAGCTTGGCGAGTTGCAGATCACCGAAACTCCGGGACTGTTTGTCGGCCATTTCGACCGCGCCCAGCCCTACCTGTTGCGCACGCGGTGGGCCGGCGGCGAACAAGTTGCCGAAGATCCCTA
This genomic interval from Pseudomonas alvandae contains the following:
- the treS gene encoding maltose alpha-D-glucosyltransferase codes for the protein MAKKPRSATFIKDPLWYKDAVIYQVHVKSYFDSNNDGIGDFPGLIEKLDYIADLGVNTIWLLPFYPSPRRDDGYDIAEYRGVSPDYGTMADARRFIAEAHKRNLRVITELVINHTSDQHPWFQRARKAKKGSSARDFYVWSDDDHKYDGTRIIFLDTEKSNWTWDPVAGQYFWHRFYSHQPDLNFDNPQVIKAVLSVMRYWLDMGIDGLRLDAIPYLIERDGTNNENLPETHDVLKLIRAEIDANYPDRMLLAEANQWPEDTQLYFGDVDAQGLNGDECHMAFHFPLMPRMYMALAQEDRFPITDILRQTPEIPANCQWAIFLRNHDELTLEMVTDKERDYLWNYYAADRRARINLGIRRRLAPLMERDRRRVELLNSLLLSMPGTPTLYYGDEIGMGDNIYLGDRDGVRTPMQWSIDRNGGFSRADPASLVLPPIMDPLYGYLSVNVETQSGDPHSLLNWTRRMLAVRKQSKAFGRGTLKMLSPSNRRILAYTREYTGPDGKHEIILCVANVSRSAQAAELDLSAYAGMVPVEMLGGNAFPPIGQLNFLLTLAPYGFYWFALAAENQMPSWHVEPAQSLPDFTTLVLKKRLEELLEAPSRTTLEQGILPNWLQNRRWFAGKDSAIEKVDIVYGVRFGDPQHPVLLSEIDVTSAGQTLRYQLPFGLLAEDQVGAALPQQLALSRVRRGRQVGLITDAFTLENFIRAVLQGIQANTVLPCADGELRFEPTEGLAALNLGAEPEVRYLSAEQSNSSVVVGGSLVLKLIRKVASGVHPELEMSAYLTAAGFSNISPLLGSVIRRDAQGEDALLMIAQGYLSNQGDAWEWTQNNLERALRDELADAMSEQEQHYNALGELKDFAGMLGQRLGEMHQVLAQPTDNPDFAPQLTSAKEAQAIGKDVAAQVENALRLLKQNQDQLNPADQAMVARLLEHRKTVLAHVQELAGKAVGGLRIRVHGDLHLGQVLVIKGDAYLIDFEGEPARPLHERRGKHSPYKDVSGVLRSFDYAAAMAVQLHTVDSTADADAARKRVADRYLMEARQAFVQAYRLAAASLAHEWKDAEGEDAALALFGLEKAAYEVAYEAENRPAWLPVPLHGLYGLLSGLQPFSDLAGPI
- a CDS encoding MgtC/SapB family protein, whose product is MESWWDEVWVTLQAEFADITDAQQMTRVTVRLVMAALLGGILGFEREHKGKAAGVRTHMLVALGAALFVLVPQMSGSQADAMSRVIQGVVAGIGFLGAGTILKNTDGDMSHVKGLTTAAGLWMTAAIGVAAGLGREATAVLSTVLALAIFSVMPVIVRALERDEKR
- a CDS encoding DUF3203 family protein, translating into MTVRIDDNRTCHFDTPNGSEQRPASELTIITDPDKAMSAVELNGGRVYLTEAEVDALTVAGAVDGRQNLKATDGGSVI
- a CDS encoding alpha-1,4-glucan--maltose-1-phosphate maltosyltransferase, whose translation is MTAEHPTDLEYNPHLPLSQALLLPRIAIENTMPVIDGGQFAAKALAGRDVTVTSKVFADGHDKLAVRIRWRALEDDIWNSEVMTELGNNGWRGQFTVPAVGRYVFCIEAWFDQFASFRYELEKKYAAGVPISLELQEGRNHVQQAAERSDGELSEQLTALHHELSSLLPQEQVTLFLAPRSADLMSLADHRPYLSISPEYPLDVERERAEFASWYELFPRSITDDPKRHGTFNDVHSRLSVIQDMGFDVLYFPPIHPIGRSFRKGPNNSLTAGPDDPGSPYAIGSEEGGHEAIHPQLGTREDFRRLVAAAADHGLEIALDFAIQCSQDHPWLKQHPGWFSWRPDGTIKYAENPPKKYQDIVNVDFYAADAIPSLWMELRDIVVGWVNEGVKIFRVDNPHTKPLPFWQWLIADVRAQHPDVIFLAEAFTTPAMMARLGKVGYSQSYTYFTWRNTKAELATYFTELNESPWRECYRPNFFVNTPDINPAFLHASGRAGFLIRAALATMGSGLWGMYSGFELCESAPVPGKEEYLDSEKYEIRPRDFTAPGNIIAEIAQLNRIRRQNPALHTHLGLKIYNAWNDNILYFGKRTPDGSNFILVAVSLDPHNVQEANFELPLWEMGLPDDAQTQGEDLMNGHRWTWYGKYQFMRIDPAYQPFGIWRISVA
- the ccoG gene encoding cytochrome c oxidase accessory protein CcoG produces the protein MSERIPVQLIQTFDPPQTKIKSRTTDHLIHTRSFTGLFRTLRISGAGVLFLLFFGTVWLDWGNRQAVLWDLSESKFHIFGATFWPQDFILLSALLIIAAFGLFAITVFAGRVWCGYTCPQSSWTWIFMWVEKITEGERNQRIKLQAAPWSLNKLVRRSAKHTLWLAISLLTGLTFVGYFTPIRPLAEELLTLQIGGVSLFWVLFFTGATYLNAGWLREAVCMHMCPYARFQSVMFDKDTLTISYDVARGEIRGPRKREVNPVDIGLGDCIDCQMCVQVCPTGIDIRDGLQMECIGCAACIDACDSIMDKMGYARGLIKYTSERQLQGGKTRLLRPRLIGYTAVLLVMIGALAVALVQRPMVSLDVSKDRGLFRENSQGQIENIYSLKIINKTQQRQAYQLSLVDGDGFVLQGKTQLSLAPGEIIDVPVSVAMLSERPRSGSQEMTFKVADSDEPDIYSEAKSRFVAPMNR